Part of the Chitinophagales bacterium genome, CGCCTCAAATATCACATCTTCGGGCTTGGCCAGCTCCATATGTGTTTCCAGTACGTCTATGGCTTTTTCATACCATTTCAGGCGCATATAAGCGTCTGCCATATTGCGGTAAGCAAATTCGAATTTCTCGTCTATCGCTACGCAAAACTCGTAGGAATCAATTGCTTTTTCGTACAGCTTCAACCCCTGGTACGCAGTACCTAAGTTGAACCATGCCAGCGCGTTATAAGGATCTTCGTCTGTTATACGGGTGTGTATCGCTACACTTTCATCCAGTCGTTTGGTAAAGTCTGCCCAGAAGCAAATTTTCTGCAACGCTTCCTCGTTACGGCCGTCTATCTGCACCACCCGTTTCAGCGTGTCGAACACAGCTTCAAACTCCTCGCACTCGTCATACACATCCGTCAGTTCCAGCAGCACCTCCATCTTTTCCTTTCCCTGGAAATTATCCGCGCGTTGCTCCAGCAGCAGCGCCGCCTGGTCGAACTTGAACTGGCTCACCAGTATGTCAGAGCGTAGCAGCGTAGCATCCAGGTTCACGGTGTCGTGTTCCTCCAGTTCGTCCAGGGCATGAAGCGCCTGGCCGTACTTTTGTGCCTGCACCAGTATTTCGGCCCTCAGCAACAGGATGGATGTAGAAAAAGGATAGTACGTTCGGGCTATGTCACATGCCAGGAGCGCCTGCTCCTCGTTACTGTTTTGAAAATAGTATTCTACCACACGCTCAAAATCCTCCTCGTCCATAAT contains:
- a CDS encoding tetratricopeptide repeat protein, coding for MFDDFMEDEWNSLDELLRRYEEVKSGESNSIMDEEDFERVVEYYFQNSNEEQALLACDIARTYYPFSTSILLLRAEILVQAQKYGQALHALDELEEHDTVNLDATLLRSDILVSQFKFDQAALLLEQRADNFQGKEKMEVLLELTDVYDECEEFEAVFDTLKRVVQIDGRNEEALQKICFWADFTKRLDESVAIHTRITDEDPYNALAWFNLGTAYQGLKLYEKAIDSYEFCVAIDEKFEFAYRNMADAYMRLKWYEKAIDVLETHMELAKPEDVIFEAIGFCWEKKKNFQRARFFYRKASQLSPQDDSIFFKIGETYAREKQWEKAVKSYSVALHLDKENAAYCMAIGNCLMEMDAENEALVCFLNAVKLKPGNKTTWMALIKGLYVSGYYDEALTQIEIARENCGDKADFRYLQAAALLELGKSKEAMIQFEMALKSAPTKVKLFTTLNPEYIRRASVSELISKYKKK